The Streptomyces aurantiacus genome includes a region encoding these proteins:
- a CDS encoding ABC transporter substrate-binding protein → MKPIRTRTVRAIAVAIAAGSLVLTGCSNDSGKGNGKDDSKSKDDAASQSKPVAYGDAQASNGPAEPVAGAKTGGTINVYQQSDLTHMDPGQIYVSDAGQFANLIHRGLTNFQEDDNGNLTVVGDVATDSGKSSDGGKTWTYTLKDGIKDEDGNVITSADVRHTIERQYSKVIFDGPTYVQSWLSGPEYRKALPDGPYKGKHLPDSVLETPDDKTVVFHFKVAQPDLPQALAMAGYAIVPEKQDTKEKYDKAPAALGPYKVAEYKAGKSVKLVKNDQWDEKTDSVRHQYVDGYNFTNTIDQASQTKRLIADQGEAKNAIQFTDSVDPAQLSSVIGDADAKKRTIQGYQPYVWSLTFNLDSAKMKDKKVRDAITYAIPNQSMVQADGGRYGGEVAGGLLAPTLPDFDPKYDPFGKLKKPNGDPAKAKALLKEAGFKQGTKLSYAYSNTPRGQAQMVIIKDALNKLGFDVQAKEIDRATFYEQVGKLKNPYDLYMTGWGQDWPSSSTVITPVYDGELVADGAPNYSHIDDKQVNDLIKKAVTEEPEQAAKTWEAAHHRIVEGINPGAPVYYSKQIQLYGSNIGGARYSTESSYIDINDLFLKQP, encoded by the coding sequence ATGAAGCCCATCAGAACGCGCACAGTGCGAGCCATAGCCGTCGCCATCGCAGCGGGGTCGCTGGTGCTGACCGGCTGCTCCAACGACAGTGGCAAGGGCAACGGCAAGGACGACTCCAAGTCCAAGGACGACGCCGCGTCGCAGTCGAAGCCTGTTGCCTACGGTGACGCCCAGGCGTCCAACGGTCCGGCCGAGCCGGTGGCCGGCGCCAAGACCGGCGGCACCATCAACGTCTACCAGCAGTCCGACCTGACCCACATGGACCCGGGCCAGATCTACGTCAGCGACGCCGGCCAGTTCGCCAACCTGATCCACCGCGGTCTGACGAACTTCCAGGAGGACGACAACGGCAACCTGACGGTCGTCGGTGACGTCGCCACCGACTCCGGCAAGTCGTCCGACGGCGGCAAGACCTGGACGTACACGCTCAAGGACGGCATCAAGGACGAGGACGGCAACGTCATCACGTCCGCCGACGTCCGCCACACCATCGAGCGGCAGTACTCGAAGGTCATCTTCGACGGTCCGACCTACGTCCAGAGCTGGCTCTCCGGCCCCGAATACCGCAAGGCGCTGCCCGACGGCCCGTACAAGGGCAAGCACCTTCCGGACTCCGTCCTGGAGACCCCGGACGACAAGACCGTCGTCTTCCACTTCAAGGTCGCCCAGCCGGACCTCCCGCAGGCCCTGGCCATGGCCGGTTACGCCATCGTGCCCGAGAAGCAGGACACGAAGGAGAAGTACGACAAGGCCCCGGCGGCGCTCGGCCCGTACAAGGTCGCGGAGTACAAGGCCGGCAAGTCCGTCAAGCTGGTCAAGAACGACCAGTGGGACGAGAAGACGGACTCGGTGCGCCACCAGTACGTCGACGGCTACAACTTCACCAACACCATCGACCAGGCCAGCCAGACCAAGCGCCTGATCGCCGACCAGGGCGAGGCCAAGAACGCCATCCAGTTCACGGACTCCGTGGACCCGGCCCAGCTGTCCTCGGTCATCGGCGACGCCGACGCGAAGAAGCGCACCATCCAGGGCTACCAGCCCTACGTCTGGTCGCTGACCTTCAACCTCGACAGCGCCAAGATGAAGGACAAGAAGGTTCGCGACGCGATCACCTACGCGATCCCGAACCAGTCCATGGTGCAGGCGGACGGTGGCCGGTACGGCGGCGAGGTCGCGGGTGGCCTGCTGGCCCCGACCCTGCCCGACTTCGACCCGAAGTACGACCCGTTCGGCAAGCTGAAGAAGCCCAACGGTGACCCGGCGAAGGCCAAGGCGCTGCTGAAGGAGGCCGGCTTCAAGCAGGGCACCAAGCTCAGCTACGCCTACTCCAACACCCCGCGTGGCCAGGCCCAGATGGTCATCATCAAGGACGCGCTGAACAAGCTCGGCTTCGATGTCCAGGCCAAGGAGATCGACCGCGCGACCTTCTACGAGCAGGTCGGCAAGCTCAAGAACCCGTACGACCTCTACATGACCGGCTGGGGCCAGGACTGGCCGTCCTCGTCCACGGTCATCACCCCCGTCTACGACGGCGAGCTGGTCGCCGATGGTGCGCCGAACTACTCGCACATCGACGACAAGCAGGTCAACGACCTCATCAAGAAGGCCGTGACGGAGGAGCCCGAGCAGGCGGCCAAGACGTGGGAAGCGGCTCACCACCGCATCGTGGAGGGCATCAACCCCGGCGCCCCGGTCTACTACTCGAAGCAGATCCAGCTCTACGGTTCGAACATCGGTGGTGCCCGGTACAGCACGGAGTCGAGCTACATCGACATCAACGACCTGTTCCTGAAGCAGCCGTAA
- a CDS encoding ABC transporter ATP-binding protein, with the protein MTTLTKTEGEKAPSGPEAFLSVRDLRVRFSTEDGIVKAVDGLSFDVERGKTLGIVGESGSGKSVTNLTVLGLHNPKTATVEGEIVLDGKELVTATEKEMEKLRGNKVAMIFQDPLTALSPYYTVGRQIAEPFMKHTGASKKEAKARAIEMLDKVGIPQPAMRFNDYPHQFSGGMRQRAMIAMALICDPDLLIADEPTTALDVTVQAQILDLLKDLQQEFGSAIIFITHDLGVISKMADDLLVMYSGRAVERGSVREVLRAPQHPYTWGLLSSMPRLGGDTAQALTPIPGSPPSLLNPPSGCPFHPRCGFTSEVGGTRCSSDRPQLPAGRGAACHLGDEQKSTLFIEQIKPRLG; encoded by the coding sequence GTGACCACACTGACCAAGACCGAAGGCGAGAAGGCCCCGAGCGGGCCGGAGGCCTTCCTCTCGGTCCGCGACCTGCGCGTGCGGTTCTCCACTGAGGACGGCATCGTGAAGGCCGTCGACGGGCTCTCCTTCGACGTCGAACGCGGCAAGACACTGGGCATCGTGGGTGAGTCGGGCTCCGGCAAGTCCGTCACCAACCTGACCGTCCTCGGCCTGCACAACCCCAAGACCGCCACCGTCGAGGGCGAGATCGTCCTGGACGGCAAGGAACTGGTCACCGCGACCGAGAAGGAGATGGAGAAGCTTCGCGGCAACAAGGTCGCGATGATCTTCCAGGACCCGCTGACCGCGCTCTCGCCGTACTACACGGTGGGCCGGCAGATCGCGGAACCGTTCATGAAGCACACCGGCGCCTCCAAGAAGGAGGCGAAGGCGCGGGCCATCGAGATGCTCGACAAGGTCGGCATCCCGCAGCCCGCGATGCGCTTCAACGACTACCCGCACCAGTTCTCCGGCGGTATGCGCCAGCGCGCCATGATCGCCATGGCGCTGATCTGCGACCCCGACCTGCTGATCGCCGACGAGCCGACCACGGCCCTGGACGTGACGGTGCAGGCCCAGATCCTGGACCTGCTCAAGGACCTCCAGCAGGAGTTCGGTTCGGCGATCATCTTCATCACCCACGACCTCGGCGTCATCTCCAAGATGGCCGACGACCTGCTGGTGATGTACTCGGGGCGGGCTGTGGAACGCGGCAGCGTCCGCGAAGTGCTGCGCGCCCCCCAGCACCCGTACACCTGGGGCCTGCTGAGCTCGATGCCGCGACTCGGCGGTGACACGGCGCAGGCGCTCACCCCGATCCCGGGGTCTCCGCCCAGCCTGCTGAACCCGCCGTCGGGCTGCCCGTTCCACCCGCGGTGCGGCTTCACCTCCGAGGTCGGCGGAACGCGCTGCTCCAGTGACCGGCCGCAGCTGCCCGCGGGCCGCGGCGCCGCCTGTCACCTGGGCGATGAGCAGAAGTCGACCCTTTTCATCGAACAGATCAAGCCCCGGCTGGGCTAG
- a CDS encoding ABC transporter ATP-binding protein, with translation MSDKLTLPKPQGPVDGAAETLLSVEGLTKHFPIYGGFPIKRKVGAVQAVDGVDLTVGVGESVGLVGESGCGKSTTGRLITRLLEPTAGKITYAGQDITHASRRQIAPVRSEIQMIFQDPYSSLNPRQTVGTIIKSPMEVNGINPPGGRETRVRELLELVGLNPEHYNRFPHEFSGGQRQRIGVARALALNPKLIVADEPVSALDVSIQAQVVNLLQKVQEEMGIAFLFIAHDLAIVRHFSQRLAVMYLGKIVEVGDRDSIYNRPRHPYTHALLSAVPEVALDDETEDRERIRLSGDVPSPIHPPSGCRFRTRCWKAQDKCATEEPPLVQISGNREGHLTACHFPEDPTTEARGEDIVLDPALAALEKDAE, from the coding sequence ATGAGCGACAAACTCACCCTGCCGAAGCCGCAGGGCCCGGTGGACGGGGCGGCCGAGACGCTGCTCTCCGTCGAGGGCCTGACGAAACACTTCCCGATCTACGGCGGCTTCCCGATCAAGCGCAAGGTCGGAGCCGTACAGGCGGTGGACGGGGTCGACCTGACCGTCGGCGTCGGCGAGAGCGTCGGCCTGGTCGGCGAGTCCGGCTGCGGCAAGTCGACCACGGGCCGGCTCATCACCCGGCTCCTGGAACCGACCGCCGGAAAGATCACGTACGCGGGGCAGGACATCACGCACGCCTCGCGCAGGCAGATCGCCCCCGTGCGGTCCGAGATCCAGATGATCTTCCAGGACCCGTACTCGTCGCTGAACCCGCGGCAGACCGTCGGCACCATCATCAAGTCGCCGATGGAGGTCAACGGGATCAACCCGCCCGGTGGCCGCGAGACACGCGTACGCGAGCTGCTGGAACTGGTCGGCCTCAACCCCGAGCACTACAACCGCTTCCCGCACGAGTTCTCCGGCGGCCAGCGCCAGCGCATCGGCGTGGCCCGGGCCCTGGCGCTGAACCCGAAGCTGATCGTCGCGGACGAGCCGGTCTCCGCGCTCGACGTGTCGATCCAGGCGCAGGTCGTCAACCTGCTCCAGAAGGTCCAGGAAGAGATGGGCATCGCCTTCCTCTTCATCGCGCACGACCTGGCGATCGTCCGGCACTTCTCGCAGCGCCTCGCGGTGATGTACCTCGGCAAGATCGTGGAGGTCGGCGACCGGGACTCGATCTACAACCGGCCCCGCCACCCGTACACCCACGCCCTGCTGTCGGCGGTGCCGGAGGTCGCGCTCGACGACGAGACCGAGGACCGGGAGCGGATCCGGCTCTCCGGTGACGTTCCCTCGCCGATCCACCCGCCGTCCGGCTGCCGGTTCCGTACCCGGTGCTGGAAGGCCCAGGACAAGTGCGCCACGGAGGAGCCCCCGCTGGTGCAGATCTCGGGCAACCGCGAGGGCCACCTCACGGCGTGCCACTTCCCGGAGGACCCGACGACCGAGGCGCGCGGCGAGGACATCGTCCTCGACCCGGCGCTCGCGGCGCTGGAGAAGGACGCGGAGTAG
- a CDS encoding ABC transporter family substrate-binding protein: protein MSHDGVGLRAVTRSVAFLTAGVLAVPALAGCSEQDEAGRPTAGQDIAPAGRDLIADGGTARWAVDNVPETLNAFQADADAATSRVVGAVLPTMYRLDANGRPQRNPEYLESAKVVEREPKQVVLYKLNQQAVWSDGREIGAADFSAQWRALSGKDTAYWTARNAGYDRIEKIERGANDLEVRVTFGKPYADWQSLFSPLYPKDVMGTPDSFNDSARRKLKVTAGPFVIDAIDRESGDLTLKRNPRWWGRPAKLSTLVLRAVPREKRAAALAAGRLDLAEIDASEAHRVTLAGREKKAAKGAPLMHGPGAALTAGRALRSWAIAHGSDEEAADEEMVARSKRRKALAKYADEQSSLRGFEVRKSLEPAFTQLALNGSEGPLADERVRRAVARALDRDELAEVVLKPLGLPAEPVGSHLALAGQHAYADNSGALGGQDTGEAQALLSDAGWVVGGPVKEEKKAKKAAGAEASKASDGSDGSGDSADDGTYVVGETDGKPAGPHSSTDDDKPGEHGGSAVLAPAPLVERQRAALLDQAAALDDRRMAEREKDGQKDKKAKKSKTGKKEKKDKKEGRGERDGAGGAAEKHLAQDGKQQLKHGGAPGAYAPRGTAAPGRAAAGPLAKNGKALSLRFVLPSGPGSRSLRTVGERIARMLDRVGIRTEISKVADDSYFKDHIASGEYDLALYSWPASAYPATDARPIYSKPVPAADGSLSVEQNYTRVGTDQVDQLFDQAIAELDAGESRSLVRKADARIWAAAGSIPLYQRPQLTAVRTHLANAGAFGFQTPLYEDMGFLKKARSRR, encoded by the coding sequence ATGTCCCACGACGGCGTCGGACTGCGCGCGGTGACGCGCTCGGTCGCGTTCCTCACGGCGGGTGTCCTCGCGGTGCCGGCTCTCGCCGGGTGCAGCGAGCAGGACGAGGCGGGCAGGCCCACCGCGGGCCAGGACATCGCGCCCGCGGGGCGTGATCTGATCGCGGACGGCGGCACCGCGCGCTGGGCCGTGGACAACGTCCCGGAGACCCTCAACGCCTTCCAGGCCGACGCGGACGCCGCCACCTCCCGGGTCGTCGGCGCCGTACTGCCCACCATGTACCGGCTCGACGCGAACGGCCGGCCGCAGCGCAACCCCGAGTACCTGGAGTCGGCGAAGGTCGTCGAGCGCGAGCCCAAGCAGGTCGTGCTCTACAAGCTCAACCAGCAGGCCGTCTGGAGCGACGGCCGCGAGATCGGCGCCGCGGACTTCTCGGCCCAGTGGCGCGCCCTGTCCGGCAAGGACACCGCGTACTGGACCGCCCGCAACGCCGGCTACGACCGCATCGAGAAGATCGAGCGCGGTGCGAACGACCTGGAGGTCCGGGTCACCTTCGGCAAGCCGTACGCGGACTGGCAGTCGCTGTTCTCGCCGCTGTACCCGAAGGACGTCATGGGTACCCCGGACAGCTTCAACGACAGTGCCCGCCGCAAGCTGAAGGTCACCGCGGGCCCCTTCGTGATCGACGCGATCGACCGCGAGTCCGGCGACCTCACCCTGAAGCGCAACCCTCGCTGGTGGGGCCGCCCCGCCAAGCTCTCCACGCTGGTCCTGCGTGCCGTGCCGCGGGAGAAGCGCGCCGCCGCGCTCGCCGCCGGCCGGCTCGACCTGGCCGAGATCGACGCGTCCGAGGCGCACCGCGTCACGCTCGCCGGCCGGGAAAAGAAGGCGGCCAAGGGGGCTCCGCTCATGCACGGCCCCGGCGCGGCCCTCACTGCGGGCAGGGCGCTGCGTTCCTGGGCGATCGCGCACGGCTCCGACGAGGAGGCGGCCGACGAGGAGATGGTGGCGCGCTCGAAGCGCCGCAAGGCCCTCGCGAAGTACGCCGACGAGCAGTCCTCCCTGCGCGGGTTCGAGGTCCGCAAGTCCCTCGAACCGGCCTTCACACAGCTCGCGTTGAACGGTTCCGAGGGCCCGCTCGCCGACGAGCGGGTCCGCCGGGCCGTGGCCCGCGCCCTCGACCGGGACGAGCTCGCCGAGGTGGTGCTGAAGCCCCTGGGCCTGCCCGCCGAACCGGTCGGCAGCCATCTCGCGCTCGCCGGACAGCACGCGTACGCCGACAACAGCGGAGCGCTCGGCGGACAGGACACCGGGGAGGCGCAGGCTCTGCTGTCCGACGCCGGATGGGTGGTGGGCGGGCCCGTCAAGGAGGAGAAGAAGGCGAAGAAGGCGGCCGGCGCGGAAGCCTCCAAGGCCTCGGACGGCTCGGACGGCAGCGGCGACTCCGCCGACGACGGCACGTACGTCGTCGGAGAGACGGACGGGAAGCCGGCCGGCCCGCACAGTTCCACGGACGACGACAAGCCCGGCGAGCACGGCGGCTCCGCCGTGCTCGCGCCCGCACCCCTGGTCGAACGCCAGCGGGCCGCGCTCCTCGACCAGGCGGCGGCGCTGGACGACCGCCGCATGGCCGAGAGGGAGAAGGACGGCCAGAAGGACAAGAAGGCGAAGAAGAGCAAGACGGGCAAGAAAGAAAAGAAAGACAAGAAGGAGGGGCGGGGGGAGCGGGACGGGGCCGGCGGAGCGGCGGAGAAGCACCTCGCCCAGGACGGGAAGCAGCAGCTCAAGCACGGTGGCGCCCCGGGCGCGTACGCACCGAGGGGCACCGCCGCGCCGGGCCGCGCCGCGGCGGGGCCGCTCGCCAAGAACGGCAAGGCGCTGTCGCTGCGCTTCGTGCTCCCGTCGGGCCCCGGCTCCCGGTCGCTGCGGACCGTCGGGGAGCGGATCGCCAGGATGCTGGACCGCGTCGGGATCCGTACGGAGATCTCCAAGGTCGCGGACGACAGCTACTTCAAGGACCACATCGCCTCGGGCGAGTACGACCTGGCGCTGTACTCCTGGCCCGCGTCCGCGTACCCCGCGACCGACGCCCGCCCCATCTACTCCAAGCCTGTTCCGGCGGCGGACGGCTCCCTGAGCGTCGAGCAGAACTACACGCGGGTCGGCACCGACCAGGTGGACCAGCTCTTCGACCAGGCCATCGCCGAACTCGACGCGGGCGAGTCCCGCTCCCTGGTCCGCAAGGCCGACGCCCGCATCTGGGCCGCCGCGGGGTCGATCCCCCTGTACCAGCGCCCTCAGCTGACAGCGGTCCGCACCCATCTCGCCAACGCGGGAGCCTTCGGTTTCCAGACCCCCCTCTACGAGGACATGGGCTTCCTGAAGAAGGCCCGAAGCCGCAGGTGA
- a CDS encoding ABC transporter permease, producing MLQFLIRRLSGAVVIMFLIGAFTFFLFYTIPQDFAQLSCGKNCSPENIAVIRENLGLDKPITTQFWEFMMGIVSGRDFPQGHCSAPCLGVSFDSGDFVWDSIMDRFPLTLSLTVGGLVIFLLFGLGTGLMAAWKRGTVIDKVVSGASMVLSSFQIYFLGPIVLGILVYQTGWLEFPKYVSFTDNPGDWFMGMLIPWAVMATIFTAQYTRMARSTMIEQLQEEHVRTARAKGMRQRYVFFRYAWRGSLIPIVTIIGMDLSALLSGAVVTEFTFDLAGIGRLAVQGSLSKDLPLTMGVMLFGAFFILILNIIVDLAYAYIDPRVRLA from the coding sequence ATGCTTCAGTTCCTCATCCGCAGGCTGAGCGGCGCCGTCGTGATCATGTTCCTGATCGGCGCCTTCACGTTCTTCCTGTTCTATACGATCCCCCAGGACTTCGCGCAGCTGTCCTGCGGCAAGAACTGTTCCCCCGAGAACATCGCGGTCATCCGTGAGAACCTCGGCCTGGACAAGCCCATCACCACCCAGTTCTGGGAATTCATGATGGGTATCGTGTCCGGCCGGGACTTCCCGCAGGGACACTGCTCCGCCCCGTGTCTGGGTGTCTCCTTCGACAGCGGCGACTTCGTGTGGGACTCCATCATGGACCGCTTCCCGCTGACGCTCTCGCTGACCGTCGGCGGCCTGGTGATCTTCCTGCTGTTCGGCCTCGGTACGGGTCTGATGGCTGCCTGGAAGCGCGGTACGGTCATCGACAAGGTGGTCAGCGGCGCCTCGATGGTGCTCAGCTCGTTCCAGATCTACTTCCTGGGCCCGATCGTCCTTGGCATCCTGGTCTACCAGACCGGCTGGCTGGAGTTCCCCAAGTACGTCTCGTTCACGGACAACCCGGGTGACTGGTTCATGGGCATGCTGATCCCCTGGGCCGTGATGGCCACGATCTTCACCGCCCAGTACACGCGTATGGCCCGCTCGACGATGATCGAGCAGCTGCAGGAGGAGCACGTCCGTACGGCGCGCGCCAAAGGCATGCGGCAGCGGTACGTCTTCTTCCGGTACGCCTGGCGCGGTTCGCTCATCCCCATCGTCACCATCATCGGCATGGACCTCAGCGCGCTGCTCTCGGGCGCGGTGGTCACGGAGTTCACCTTCGACCTCGCCGGTATCGGGCGTCTGGCGGTCCAGGGTTCGCTGAGCAAGGACCTTCCGCTGACGATGGGCGTCATGCTGTTCGGGGCCTTCTTCATCCTGATCCTGAACATCATCGTGGACCTCGCCTACGCCTACATCGACCCGCGCGTGCGCCTCGCCTAG
- the typA gene encoding translational GTPase TypA, translated as MATRHDIRNVAIVAHVDHGKTTLVDAMLKQAGAFAAHAAESLDDRMMDSNDLEREKGITILAKNTAVKYHPKDGGDVITINIIDTPGHADFGGEVERGLSMVDAVVLLVDASEGPLPQTRFVLRKALQARLPVILCINKTDRPDSRIDEVVNEAYDLFLDLDADEEQIEFPIVYACARDGVASLTKPENGTVPADSDSLEPFFSTILSHVPAPQYDEEAPLQAHVTNLDADNFLGRIALLRVEQGELRKGQTVTWIKRDGTMSSVRITELLMTEALTRKPAEKAGPGDICAVAGIPDIMIGETLADPENPIALPLITVDEPAISMTIGTNTSPLVGRGGTGKGAENKAAVKDRKVTARQVKDRLDRELVGNVSLRVLDTERPDAWEVQGRGELALAILVEQMRREGFELTIGKPQVVTQIIDGKVHEPVERMTIDVPEEHMGAVTQLMGVRKGRMDNMSNHGSGWVRMEFVVPSRGLIGFRTEFLTGTRGTGIAHSIHEGHEPWFGVLATRNNGSLVADRAGAVTAFAMTNLQERGVLFTDPGTEVYEGMIVGENSRADDMDVNITKEKKLTNMRSSSADSFEAIVPPRKLSLEQSLEFCRDDECVEVTPESVRIRKVNLDGRERARAASRAKHG; from the coding sequence ATGGCCACGCGCCACGACATCCGCAACGTTGCCATCGTCGCCCACGTCGACCATGGCAAGACCACTCTGGTCGACGCCATGCTCAAGCAGGCCGGTGCCTTCGCCGCGCACGCCGCCGAGTCGCTCGACGACCGCATGATGGACTCGAACGACCTGGAACGTGAAAAGGGCATCACGATCCTGGCCAAGAACACGGCCGTGAAGTACCACCCGAAGGATGGCGGCGACGTCATCACGATCAACATCATCGACACCCCCGGTCACGCCGACTTCGGTGGCGAGGTCGAGCGCGGTCTGTCGATGGTGGACGCGGTCGTCCTCCTGGTGGACGCCTCCGAGGGGCCGCTGCCCCAGACCCGCTTCGTGCTGCGCAAGGCCCTCCAGGCCCGGCTGCCCGTCATCCTGTGCATCAACAAGACGGACCGCCCCGACTCGCGCATCGACGAGGTCGTGAACGAGGCCTACGACCTCTTCCTCGACCTGGACGCCGACGAGGAGCAGATCGAGTTCCCGATCGTCTACGCCTGTGCGCGTGACGGCGTCGCGTCGCTGACCAAGCCGGAGAACGGCACGGTCCCGGCCGACAGCGACAGCCTGGAGCCGTTCTTCTCCACGATCCTCTCGCACGTCCCGGCCCCCCAGTACGACGAGGAGGCCCCGCTCCAGGCGCACGTCACCAACCTGGACGCCGACAACTTCCTCGGCCGTATCGCGCTGCTCCGCGTCGAGCAGGGCGAGCTGCGCAAGGGCCAGACGGTCACGTGGATCAAGCGTGACGGCACGATGTCGAGCGTCCGCATCACCGAGCTGCTGATGACCGAGGCGCTCACCCGCAAGCCCGCCGAGAAGGCCGGCCCCGGTGACATCTGTGCCGTCGCGGGCATCCCGGACATCATGATCGGCGAGACCCTCGCCGACCCCGAGAACCCCATCGCGCTGCCGCTCATCACGGTCGACGAACCCGCGATCTCCATGACCATCGGTACCAACACCTCGCCGCTGGTCGGCCGCGGTGGCACCGGCAAGGGCGCGGAGAACAAGGCCGCGGTCAAGGACCGCAAGGTCACGGCCCGCCAGGTCAAGGACCGTCTGGACCGTGAGCTGGTCGGTAACGTCTCGCTGCGGGTCCTGGACACCGAGCGCCCCGACGCCTGGGAGGTGCAGGGCCGCGGTGAGCTGGCCCTGGCGATCCTGGTCGAGCAGATGCGCCGTGAGGGATTCGAGCTGACCATCGGCAAGCCGCAGGTGGTCACGCAGATCATCGACGGCAAGGTCCACGAGCCCGTCGAGCGCATGACGATCGACGTCCCCGAGGAGCACATGGGCGCGGTCACGCAGCTCATGGGTGTCCGCAAGGGCCGGATGGACAACATGTCCAACCACGGGTCCGGCTGGGTCCGCATGGAGTTCGTGGTGCCGTCCCGCGGCCTCATCGGCTTCCGTACGGAGTTCCTGACCGGCACGCGTGGCACGGGCATCGCCCACTCCATCCACGAGGGCCACGAGCCGTGGTTCGGCGTGCTGGCGACCCGTAACAACGGCTCGCTGGTCGCCGACCGCGCCGGCGCCGTCACCGCGTTCGCGATGACGAATCTCCAGGAGCGCGGCGTGCTCTTCACGGACCCCGGCACCGAGGTGTACGAGGGCATGATCGTCGGCGAGAACTCGCGCGCCGACGACATGGACGTGAACATCACCAAGGAGAAGAAGCTCACGAACATGCGGTCGTCGTCGGCCGACTCGTTCGAGGCGATCGTCCCGCCGCGCAAGCTCTCCCTGGAGCAGTCCCTGGAGTTCTGCCGCGACGACGAGTGTGTCGAGGTGACCCCGGAGTCCGTTCGCATCCGCAAGGTCAACCTGGACGGCCGCGAGCGTGCCCGCGCCGCGAGCCGCGCCAAGCACGGCTGA
- a CDS encoding ABC transporter permease: MTSPTKAEGSGPSAALDPELASNTEPAEAEKLEGRSPGQLMWHRFKRDRTGVISACVVIFFFAIAALAPVISSLYGKNPYTLYAQEPDYPFLLDDFAMPTGSFGGMSGDFWFGVEPKLGRDVFTMLLYGMRTSLYMAVLVTVFSVLTGVVIGMVSGYFGGKVDYWLGRITDFFLAFPQQLFFIAFMPVVTALFVSPTDETPTYLRAVAIILVMWFLGWMGMARLVRSSVLSLREREFVEAAKVSGASPSRIVRKEILPNIVTPILVQGTYMLPSSILSIAFLSYVGVGFVEPTPDWGRMFAIGSEIYEQDPMFMFFPGIAMVVFVLCFNLLGDSVRDAFDPKTGR, translated from the coding sequence ATGACCAGTCCAACCAAGGCCGAGGGCTCCGGGCCGTCGGCGGCCTTGGACCCCGAGCTCGCGTCGAACACCGAGCCCGCCGAGGCCGAGAAGCTGGAAGGCCGTTCCCCCGGGCAGTTGATGTGGCATCGCTTCAAGCGAGACCGTACCGGAGTGATCTCCGCGTGCGTGGTGATTTTTTTCTTCGCGATCGCCGCCCTCGCCCCGGTCATCTCGTCGCTGTACGGCAAGAACCCCTACACGCTGTACGCACAGGAGCCCGACTACCCCTTCCTGCTCGACGACTTCGCCATGCCCACCGGCTCGTTCGGCGGGATGTCGGGCGACTTCTGGTTCGGGGTCGAGCCCAAGCTGGGGCGTGACGTGTTCACCATGCTGCTGTACGGCATGCGCACCTCGCTCTACATGGCTGTTCTGGTCACGGTGTTCAGCGTCCTGACGGGCGTCGTCATCGGCATGGTCAGCGGCTACTTCGGCGGCAAGGTCGACTACTGGCTCGGCCGGATCACCGACTTCTTCCTGGCCTTCCCGCAGCAGCTGTTCTTCATCGCCTTCATGCCGGTGGTCACCGCGCTGTTCGTCTCCCCGACGGACGAGACGCCCACCTATCTGCGCGCCGTGGCGATCATCCTGGTGATGTGGTTCCTCGGCTGGATGGGCATGGCCCGCCTGGTCCGCAGCTCCGTACTCTCCCTGCGGGAGAGGGAGTTCGTGGAGGCGGCGAAGGTCTCGGGAGCCTCTCCGTCGCGCATCGTGCGCAAGGAGATCCTGCCGAACATCGTCACGCCGATCCTCGTGCAGGGCACCTACATGCTGCCCAGTTCGATTCTCTCCATCGCGTTCCTCTCGTACGTCGGTGTGGGCTTCGTCGAGCCGACGCCGGACTGGGGCCGGATGTTCGCCATCGGGTCCGAGATCTATGAGCAGGACCCGATGTTCATGTTCTTCCCGGGCATCGCGATGGTGGTCTTCGTGCTCTGCTTCAACCTTCTCGGCGACTCCGTCCGGGACGCATTCGACCCCAAGACCGGACGCTAA
- a CDS encoding VOC family protein, translated as MDPSIHSITFDCTGDPYDLGLFWSELLGRPLADDDKPGDPEALIQDPAGGPRLLFVRVPEGKTAKNRIHFDLRPQGRTRAAEVERALGLGARLIADRTRPDGGGWVLLADPEGNEFCVERGEQG; from the coding sequence TTGGATCCCAGCATCCACAGCATCACCTTCGACTGCACTGGGGACCCGTACGATCTCGGGCTGTTCTGGAGCGAGCTGCTCGGCCGGCCCCTGGCCGACGACGACAAGCCCGGTGACCCGGAGGCACTGATCCAGGATCCGGCCGGCGGCCCGAGGCTGCTCTTCGTGCGGGTCCCGGAGGGCAAGACGGCCAAGAACCGTATCCACTTCGACCTGCGGCCGCAGGGACGCACCCGAGCGGCGGAGGTCGAGCGGGCCCTCGGTCTCGGGGCCCGGCTGATCGCGGACCGGACCCGCCCGGACGGCGGCGGCTGGGTCCTCCTGGCGGACCCCGAGGGCAACGAGTTCTGCGTGGAGCGGGGCGAGCAGGGCTGA